One genomic segment of Falco peregrinus isolate bFalPer1 chromosome 7, bFalPer1.pri, whole genome shotgun sequence includes these proteins:
- the LOC114014007 gene encoding cygnin-like: MRFLYLVFAVFLLVALATPGYGQIRKHCPKVGYCSSKCSKADVWSFSSDCKYYCCIPPGWKAK; encoded by the exons ATGAGGTTCCTCTACCTTGTCTTTGCTGTCTTCCTACTTGTTGCCCTGGCCACCCCAG GCTACGGGCAGATAAGGAAGCACTGCCCCAAGGTGGGGTACTGCTCCAGCAAGTGCAGCAAGGCGGATGTGTGGTCCTTCTCCTCCGACTGCAAGTACTACTGCTGCATCCCACCCGGCTGGAAGGCAAAATAG
- the LOC114014010 gene encoding small basic protein 1-like translates to MRVLCVVFAVLLLFSLATPGYGQSKGTCGGYCSHMCAKRDEWTFSQSCGKMYCCIPPPKKGK, encoded by the exons ATGAGGGTGCTCTGCGTggtctttgctgtgctgctgcttttctccttggCCACCCCAG GGTACGGGCAGTCTAAGGGCACTTGTGGAGGGTACTGTTCCCACATGTGTGCCAAAAGGGACGAGTGGACTTTCAGCCAGTCCTGTGGGAAGATGTACTGCTGCATCCCCCCACCCAAAAAGGGGAAATGA
- the LOC114014006 gene encoding cygnin: MRFLYLVFAVFLLVSLAAPGYGQIRKHCPKVGYCSSKCSKADVWSFSSDCKYYCCIPPGWKAK, translated from the exons ATGAGGTTCCTCTACCTTGTCTTCGCTGTCTTCCTACTGGTCTCCTTGGCTGCCCCAG GCTACGGGCAGATAAGGAAGCACTGCCCCAAGGTGGGGTACTGCTCCAGCAAGTGCAGCAAGGCGGATGTGTGGTCCTTCTCCTCCGACTGCAAGTACTACTGCTGCATCCCACCCGGCTGGAAGGCAAAATAG